In Hemicordylus capensis ecotype Gifberg chromosome 3, rHemCap1.1.pri, whole genome shotgun sequence, one DNA window encodes the following:
- the LOC128348994 gene encoding zinc finger protein 709-like — protein sequence MHTEKELCESLECGNGFSRGAALTLPHRTCTEEKTHKCSVCGKSFRSSRQLTLHQRSHTGEKPYECLECGKSFSRSAHLKRHHITHTGEKPHKCLECGKSFSQSGQLTVHHRTHTGEKPYECLDCGKSFSRSECLKRHHRTHSGEKPYKCLECGKSFSRSGPLTLHHRTHTGEKPYECLECGKSFSQIRNLEQHHRIHTGEKPYECLECGKSFSWSAHLKRHHITHTGQKPHKCLECGKSFSQSEHLTVHHRSHTGEKPYECLLCGKSFSRSECLKRHHRTHTGEKQYKCLECGKSFSRSGLLTLHHTTHTGEKPYECLECGKSFSQIRNLEQHHRIHTGEKPYECLECGKSFNQIRNLERHHITHTGEKPYECFDCGKSFNSSGQLNVHHRTHTGEKPYKCLDCGKRFSHSGDLTLHHRTHTGEKPYKCLECGKRFSYSKDLRLHHRTHTGEKPHTCLECGKSFTRSECLKGHHRTHTGEKPYKCLECGKSFSRSGLLTLHHRTHTGEKPYECLECGKSFSRSEYLNRHHRTHTGEKPFKCFECGKRFSTRGALSIHHRTHTG from the coding sequence ATGCACACAGAAAAGGAACTATGTGAGAGCTTGGAGTGTGGGAATGGCTTCAGCAGGGGTGCAGCTCTTACTCTGCCCCATAGAACCTGCACTGAGGAGAAGACACATAAATGctctgtgtgtggaaagagcttcagaagtAGTAGACAACTTACATTACACCAAAGaagccacactggagagaaaccatatgaatgcttggagtgtgggaagagcttcagccggagtgCACATCTTAAACGACATCATataacccacactggagagaaaccacacaaatgtctggagtgtggaaagagcttcagccagagtggacaacttactgtacaccatagaacccacactggggagaaaccatatgaatgcttggattgtgggaagagcttcagccggagtgAATGTCTTAAACGACATCATAGAACCCactctggggagaaaccatataaatgcttggagtgtggaaagagcttcagccggagtggacctcttacattacaccatagaacccacactggggagaaaccatatgaatgcttggagtgtgggaagagcttcagccagattAGAAATCTTGAACaacatcatagaatccacactggggagaaaccatatgaatgcttagagtgtgggaagagcttcagttggagtgcaCATCTTAAACGACATCATATAACCCACACTGGACAGAAACCACAcaaatgtctggagtgtggaaagagcttcagccagagtgaacaccttactgtacaccatagaagccacactggggagaaaccatatgaatgcttgttgtgtgggaagagcttcagccggagtgAATGTCTTAAACGACATcatagaacccatactggggagaaacaatataaatgcttggagtgtggaaagagcttcagccggagtggacttcttacattacaccatacaacccacactggggagaaaccatatgaatgcttggagtgtgggaagagcttcagccagattAGAAATCTTGAACaacatcatagaatccacactggggagaaaccatatgaatgcttagagtgtgggaagagcttcaaccAGATTAGAAATCTTGAACGACATCATataacccacactggggagaaaccatatgaatgctttgaCTGTGGGAAGAGCTTTAACAGTAGTGGACAACTTaatgtacaccatagaacccacactggggaaaaaccatacaaatgcttggATTGTGGGAAGAGATTCAGCCACAGTGGAgatcttacattacaccatagaacccacactggggagaaaccatataaatgcttagagtgtgggaaGAGATTCAGCTACAGTAAAGATCTTAgattacaccatagaacccacactggggagaaaccacatacatgtttggagtgtggaaagagcttcacccgGAGTGAATGTCTTAAAggacatcatagaacccacactggggagaaaccatataaatgcttggagtgtggaaagagcttcagccggagtgggcttcttacattacaccatagaacccacactggggagaaaccatatgaatgcttggagtgtggaaagagcttcagccggagtgAATATCTTAACCGACATcatagaactcacactggggagaaaccatttaaatgctttgagtgtggaaagaggttcagtaCGAGGGGTGCTCTTTCTatacatcatagaacccacactgggtaG